From one Chlamydiifrater phoenicopteri genomic stretch:
- the ftsH gene encoding ATP-dependent zinc metalloprotease FtsH, with protein sequence MSYEKKFNSDPKKNFPSMFFFLLFGVIFGVFALQNFVGSKRAKVGFSHQLEHLVNLRLILPEDSRKVALNDNLVSFSGRFRDSSSAESQARYRYLELIDKEHRLLSERQETLSSLGGLEVEISSAVSWFSAISGMAAPESGYMIFDRANSKLGPLIVKEIVAPQIINLQSLSAKFRKDIRDAADLKRFGSDLYELIGKYLSPALGISAESIKEDLKTLSSKVEVSLQQEQSSEDTRQLYGQTLDSLQRISQSFLYPEDGVRFASLRSVRLYKEERKKYLSIEKSLELNSSQLEKSRGEVSEVVWFFNNKELSSKALERQDSELFSHWFNGAKEEWNNFSHNKSLSFKAPDQPRNLVLEKTFKSEEPAPHYMGYIFTLMPVMLVVFLLYLVFSRQLKGVGGSAMSFGKSPAKLLPKGQNKITFADVAGIEEAKEELIEIVDFLKNPSKFTALGGRIPKGVLLIGPPGTGKTLIAKAVSGEADRPFFSIAGSDFVEMFVGVGASRIRDMFEQAKRNAPCIIFIDEIDAVGRHRGAGIGGGHDEREQTLNQLLVEMDGFGTNDGVILMAATNRPDVLDKALLRPGRFDRRVVISLPDIRGRQEILSVHAKKIKLDPTVDLMAVARSTPGASGADLENLLNEAALLAARRDRTAVTAVDVAEARDKVLYGKERRSLEMDAEERRTTAYHESGHAVVGLSVQHSDPVDKVTIIPRGLSLGATHFLPEKNRLSYWKSELFDQLAVLMGGRAAEAIFLNDVSSGAQQDIAQATKLVRSMVCEWGMSEQLGTVAYDERSDNYTGYGSYHERVYSEETAKVIDAEVKAILEGAYARALDIIQTRREEVELMTKMLIEFETLDAKDVKEIMDHTWDPERKRLRLKEENLLFKKAPEELPPPPPDEGDSIHNGLGFNVT encoded by the coding sequence ATGTCATACGAAAAAAAGTTTAATAGTGACCCTAAAAAGAATTTCCCCTCGATGTTTTTTTTCCTTTTGTTTGGAGTCATTTTTGGTGTTTTCGCATTACAAAATTTTGTCGGCTCGAAGAGAGCAAAAGTAGGATTCAGTCATCAGTTAGAACACTTAGTTAATTTACGTTTAATTCTTCCAGAAGATAGTCGAAAGGTCGCTCTCAATGATAATCTGGTATCTTTCAGCGGTAGGTTTAGAGATAGTAGCAGCGCTGAAAGTCAGGCTAGATATCGATACTTAGAGCTCATAGATAAAGAGCATCGTCTTTTGTCCGAAAGACAAGAAACGCTTTCTTCTTTGGGGGGGTTAGAAGTTGAGATTTCTTCGGCAGTTTCTTGGTTTTCGGCTATTTCTGGAATGGCGGCTCCAGAATCTGGTTATATGATTTTTGATAGGGCTAATAGCAAGTTAGGACCTCTCATTGTTAAAGAGATTGTTGCTCCTCAGATTATAAACTTACAATCTTTATCAGCTAAATTTCGAAAAGATATCCGAGATGCGGCGGATTTAAAGCGTTTCGGATCAGATCTTTATGAGTTAATAGGTAAGTATCTATCTCCAGCTCTAGGTATCAGCGCTGAATCGATTAAGGAAGATTTAAAAACGCTTTCCAGTAAGGTTGAGGTTTCTCTGCAACAAGAACAGAGCTCAGAAGATACCCGTCAGCTGTATGGTCAAACATTAGATTCATTACAAAGAATTTCTCAGTCGTTCCTTTATCCAGAGGATGGTGTCCGCTTTGCTTCTTTGCGCTCAGTAAGGCTGTATAAGGAGGAAAGAAAGAAGTATCTTTCCATAGAAAAATCTTTGGAGCTAAATTCCAGTCAGTTGGAAAAATCTCGAGGGGAAGTTTCCGAGGTTGTTTGGTTTTTCAATAATAAGGAACTATCTTCTAAAGCCTTGGAAAGGCAGGACTCAGAGTTGTTTTCTCATTGGTTTAACGGTGCCAAAGAAGAGTGGAATAATTTCAGCCATAACAAATCCCTTTCTTTTAAGGCTCCTGACCAACCACGTAACCTAGTTTTAGAAAAAACCTTTAAAAGTGAAGAGCCCGCTCCTCACTATATGGGGTACATCTTTACGCTCATGCCAGTGATGTTAGTAGTGTTCCTGCTTTACTTAGTCTTCTCTAGACAGCTTAAGGGAGTTGGAGGTTCTGCTATGAGTTTTGGGAAGTCTCCAGCAAAATTATTGCCGAAAGGGCAAAATAAAATCACTTTTGCTGATGTTGCCGGGATTGAGGAGGCCAAAGAAGAGCTAATAGAAATTGTTGATTTTCTCAAAAATCCATCCAAGTTTACAGCTTTAGGTGGACGCATTCCCAAAGGAGTTTTATTAATAGGGCCTCCTGGAACTGGAAAAACTTTAATAGCAAAAGCTGTTTCCGGAGAAGCTGACAGGCCGTTTTTCTCTATAGCTGGTTCTGATTTTGTAGAAATGTTTGTTGGGGTTGGGGCTAGTCGAATTAGAGACATGTTTGAGCAAGCTAAAAGAAATGCTCCATGCATAATCTTTATCGATGAGATAGATGCAGTAGGTCGACACAGAGGAGCCGGTATCGGTGGCGGTCATGATGAAAGAGAGCAAACCCTGAACCAGCTTCTGGTTGAAATGGATGGGTTTGGCACGAATGATGGCGTGATCCTCATGGCGGCAACGAATAGGCCAGATGTTTTAGATAAAGCCTTATTACGTCCTGGAAGGTTTGATAGACGGGTTGTGATCAGTTTGCCTGATATCCGCGGTAGACAAGAAATATTATCCGTACACGCAAAAAAGATTAAACTAGATCCTACCGTGGACCTTATGGCAGTGGCGAGAAGTACTCCTGGAGCTTCTGGAGCAGATTTAGAAAATTTGCTCAATGAAGCGGCCTTACTAGCAGCTAGGAGAGATCGAACAGCTGTGACAGCTGTAGATGTAGCCGAAGCTCGTGATAAGGTTCTGTATGGCAAAGAGCGAAGAAGTTTAGAAATGGATGCTGAAGAACGTCGTACAACAGCCTACCATGAATCGGGTCATGCTGTGGTTGGGTTGTCCGTTCAGCATAGCGACCCAGTGGATAAAGTTACGATTATTCCTAGAGGGTTATCTTTGGGAGCAACACACTTTTTACCAGAGAAAAATCGGCTTAGTTATTGGAAGAGTGAGCTTTTCGATCAGCTAGCTGTTCTTATGGGAGGTCGCGCGGCTGAGGCTATCTTTTTGAATGATGTTTCAAGTGGAGCGCAACAGGATATCGCTCAAGCCACAAAATTAGTGCGCAGTATGGTTTGTGAATGGGGAATGAGCGAGCAATTGGGTACTGTTGCTTATGATGAGCGCTCTGATAACTACACCGGGTACGGTAGTTACCATGAGAGGGTCTACTCCGAGGAGACTGCTAAAGTCATAGATGCTGAAGTGAAAGCCATTTTAGAAGGGGCGTATGCCAGAGCTTTAGACATTATTCAGACTCGACGAGAAGAAGTAGAGTTAATGACAAAAATGTTGATAGAGTTTGAAACGCTAGACGCCAAGGATGTCAAAGAAATTATGGACCACACTTGGGATCCGGAGAGGAAGAGACTCCGACTTAAGGAAGAAAACCTACTGTTCAAGAAAGCTCCGGAAGAGCTTCCTCCTCCTCCCCCGGATGAAGGAGATTCCATACATAATGGACTAGGCTTCAATGTCACCTAA
- the pnp gene encoding polyribonucleotide nucleotidyltransferase, which translates to MKAEVIDIDLGNGKKIFFETGRIARQASGAVLARSGDTVVFSSACSASLTEETDFLPFRVDYQERFSAAGKTSGGFLKREGRPSEREVLVSRLIDRSLRPTLPERLMRDVQILSYIWSYDGKTSPDPLAICASSAALTISSVPILNPVAGVRVGYIDGKFIINPDVQQQPSSALDLMLSGTENAILMIEGHCRFLDEEQVLDAIAFGHESLSVICRQLSSWQKAVGKAKEVDSVVPLPQSVLLSVQQKTEGKLSAPLSLCDKKLQEAALKEIEDSLLLELTSEETSDFSSFNIKSAFKKVKSNFMRKMILESNRRADGRGVTDIRKITIEPSVLPRTHGSALFTRGETQSLAVCTLGGDSMGQRYEDLNGEGISRFYLHYFFPPFSVGEVGRIGSPGRREIGHGKLAERALSHILPDFTSFPYSIRLESNITESNGSSSMASVCGGCLALMDAGVPITTPISGIAMGLILEENQSVILSDISGIEDHLGDMDFKVAGNEDGIVAFQMDIKVEGITKEIMQKALAQAKAGRKSILNSMREVVPASKKEMSIYAPRIETVRIKPNKIATVIGPGGRQIRHIIETTGVQIDINDSGLVSIAAQTPEAMAKAKAIIEELTCEVEVGKIYNGRVTSVVSFGAFVEVLPGKEGLCHISELDSKRVENVSDIVKEGDSLKVKLLSINEKGQLKLSHKAVLSEQTTSDV; encoded by the coding sequence ATGAAAGCAGAAGTTATCGACATCGACCTAGGTAATGGTAAGAAAATATTTTTCGAAACAGGCAGAATTGCTAGACAAGCTAGCGGTGCCGTTTTAGCTAGATCGGGAGATACCGTCGTCTTTTCTTCCGCTTGCTCGGCATCTTTGACAGAAGAAACAGACTTCCTTCCCTTCAGAGTAGACTACCAAGAACGCTTTTCCGCAGCAGGAAAAACCTCTGGAGGATTCTTGAAAAGGGAAGGGCGTCCTTCTGAAAGAGAAGTTTTAGTATCCCGTCTTATTGATAGATCTCTAAGGCCAACTCTTCCAGAAAGGTTAATGAGAGACGTTCAGATTCTCTCTTACATCTGGTCCTACGATGGAAAAACCTCTCCCGATCCGTTAGCAATTTGTGCTTCGTCTGCAGCCCTAACTATTTCCAGTGTTCCTATCTTAAATCCCGTCGCTGGAGTCAGGGTTGGATACATTGACGGAAAGTTTATCATTAACCCAGATGTACAACAGCAGCCCTCTTCTGCACTTGATTTAATGCTCTCTGGAACGGAAAACGCTATCCTAATGATAGAAGGGCATTGCCGTTTTCTGGATGAAGAACAAGTCTTAGACGCCATAGCCTTTGGACATGAGTCTCTTTCGGTCATATGTCGTCAATTGTCCTCCTGGCAAAAAGCTGTAGGAAAAGCAAAAGAAGTAGATTCTGTAGTGCCCCTTCCTCAGTCCGTTCTTCTTTCTGTTCAACAGAAAACAGAAGGGAAGCTTTCTGCTCCGCTTTCTTTGTGTGATAAAAAACTTCAAGAAGCTGCCCTCAAAGAAATTGAGGACTCTCTCCTTTTGGAATTAACTTCTGAAGAAACTTCTGATTTTTCTTCCTTCAATATCAAATCTGCGTTCAAGAAAGTGAAGTCCAACTTCATGCGTAAAATGATTTTGGAAAGCAACCGCCGAGCAGACGGGAGAGGCGTTACTGATATCCGTAAAATTACTATAGAACCTTCCGTGCTTCCTAGAACTCATGGTAGCGCCTTATTTACAAGAGGAGAGACCCAATCTCTAGCTGTTTGTACTTTGGGGGGCGATAGCATGGGACAGCGGTATGAGGACTTGAATGGTGAAGGCATCAGTAGGTTTTATTTGCACTATTTCTTTCCCCCCTTCTCCGTTGGAGAGGTAGGTAGAATTGGATCTCCCGGGAGAAGGGAAATTGGTCACGGAAAATTAGCCGAAAGGGCTCTTTCACACATTCTTCCAGATTTTACCAGCTTTCCCTACTCCATTCGCTTAGAGTCGAATATTACAGAGTCTAACGGCTCCTCTTCTATGGCTTCTGTTTGCGGCGGTTGTCTGGCTTTAATGGATGCTGGTGTTCCCATCACTACTCCCATTTCAGGAATAGCTATGGGATTAATTTTGGAAGAGAATCAATCAGTGATTCTTTCTGACATTTCTGGCATAGAAGATCACCTTGGTGATATGGACTTTAAAGTTGCTGGGAATGAGGATGGCATCGTAGCCTTCCAAATGGACATAAAAGTAGAAGGCATCACAAAAGAAATTATGCAGAAGGCTTTAGCACAGGCAAAAGCTGGAAGAAAAAGCATTTTAAATTCTATGAGGGAAGTTGTTCCTGCTTCCAAGAAAGAAATGTCCATCTATGCTCCTAGAATAGAGACTGTGCGTATTAAACCAAATAAAATCGCTACCGTCATAGGCCCCGGAGGCAGACAGATTCGTCATATTATAGAAACAACAGGCGTACAGATCGATATCAATGATTCTGGGCTCGTCAGCATTGCAGCTCAAACACCGGAAGCTATGGCAAAAGCTAAAGCTATCATAGAAGAGCTAACCTGTGAAGTCGAAGTTGGTAAGATCTACAATGGTCGAGTAACTTCTGTTGTCTCTTTTGGAGCATTTGTTGAAGTCCTTCCTGGGAAAGAAGGTCTGTGCCATATTTCTGAATTAGACTCCAAACGAGTAGAGAATGTTTCGGATATAGTGAAGGAAGGAGACTCCCTTAAAGTTAAACTCCTGAGTATAAATGAAAAAGGGCAGCTTAAGTTGAGCCATAAAGCAGTTCTTTCTGAGCAGACGACATCGGATGTTTGA
- the rpsO gene encoding 30S ribosomal protein S15, protein MSLDKGTKEEITKRFQLHEKDTGSADVQIAILTEHIADLKEHLKRSPKDHNSRLSLLKLVGQRRKLLEYLNSTDTERYKNLIKRLNLRK, encoded by the coding sequence ATGTCTTTGGATAAGGGAACTAAGGAAGAAATTACAAAACGGTTTCAACTTCATGAAAAGGATACTGGCTCTGCAGACGTCCAGATTGCGATATTAACAGAGCATATCGCCGATTTAAAAGAACATCTTAAAAGGTCTCCTAAAGACCATAACTCTCGTTTGTCACTCCTGAAACTGGTAGGACAAAGAAGAAAACTTCTAGAGTACCTGAACTCTACAGACACCGAACGATACAAAAACTTAATCAAAAGGCTTAACTTAAGAAAGTAA
- a CDS encoding nucleoside deaminase — protein sequence MISEEDRRFMLLALKEAEKAYAEDEVPVGCVIVKDNRVIARGYNRVESLLDPTAHAEILCIGSAAQALNNWRLNGADMYITLEPCPMCAGAIQLARLSRVIWGAPDLRLGAGGTWINLFAEKHPFHTVEYISGVEKEASEYLMKKFFLEKRKKNEEGLL from the coding sequence GTGATTTCTGAAGAAGATCGTCGATTTATGCTCCTAGCTCTGAAAGAGGCAGAGAAAGCATATGCTGAAGATGAAGTTCCTGTTGGATGTGTAATTGTGAAAGACAATAGGGTGATAGCTAGAGGCTATAATAGGGTCGAGTCTTTACTCGATCCGACAGCTCATGCAGAAATTTTGTGTATAGGGTCCGCAGCTCAAGCTCTCAATAACTGGAGGTTAAATGGAGCAGACATGTATATCACCCTGGAGCCCTGCCCCATGTGTGCAGGAGCCATACAACTGGCTAGACTTTCCAGAGTTATCTGGGGGGCTCCAGATCTTAGGTTAGGTGCTGGGGGGACCTGGATTAACTTATTTGCGGAAAAGCATCCATTTCATACTGTAGAGTATATTTCTGGTGTAGAGAAGGAGGCTTCTGAGTACTTAATGAAAAAATTTTTCTTAGAGAAAAGGAAAAAAAATGAGGAAGGGTTGTTGTAG
- a CDS encoding DUF720 domain-containing protein, whose product MPLYSSGKTASLPTSPVATIIVPSTKVRADEIIINKNSAINFCISTLLQLSIATTDFAKSVMTVLQENTVVQQAKTKELINLPMLSVPSLEAKDQNSDKPEYKNSVEVQSYQDSNQQIGAQRSFIQQELSSAQQRAQANQKIVNSSFSESLQVIQAACALLEMLEQLTIKANLTRPAG is encoded by the coding sequence ATGCCTCTTTATAGTTCTGGGAAAACAGCCAGTTTACCCACTTCTCCTGTGGCCACTATCATCGTCCCCTCAACAAAAGTTAGAGCAGATGAGATTATCATCAATAAAAATTCAGCCATAAACTTTTGCATATCAACACTCTTGCAACTTTCAATAGCCACAACAGACTTCGCTAAATCAGTTATGACTGTTCTTCAAGAAAACACCGTTGTTCAACAAGCTAAAACGAAGGAACTTATAAACCTTCCTATGCTTAGCGTTCCTTCTCTAGAAGCCAAAGATCAAAATTCTGACAAACCTGAATACAAAAATAGTGTTGAAGTTCAGTCTTACCAAGACTCAAACCAACAAATAGGCGCTCAAAGATCTTTTATTCAACAAGAATTATCTTCGGCTCAACAAAGGGCTCAAGCAAATCAGAAAATTGTTAACTCATCCTTCAGCGAATCATTGCAAGTGATCCAAGCTGCCTGCGCACTTCTAGAAATGCTAGAACAATTAACTATTAAGGCTAATTTAACTAGACCTGCTGGTTAA
- a CDS encoding DUF720 domain-containing protein, which produces MSASTGTTPTGPVQGSKLPPLEPLNTPKIGIILFNIYELLLEAITIRQQTVLTQSTQLNDNTNIQQQLNQETNQIKFAVVNSGAKESEITSVQNQNQNYSAQRSNIQDQLVTCRQNGQIILSHASTNINIIQQLASQDSSFLKTTNSIGSVVNQLNKPPG; this is translated from the coding sequence ATGTCAGCATCCACAGGAACAACACCAACAGGACCTGTACAAGGGTCTAAACTACCGCCCTTGGAACCTTTGAATACGCCAAAAATCGGAATCATCCTGTTCAATATTTACGAGTTATTGTTAGAAGCCATCACTATCAGGCAGCAAACCGTTTTAACTCAATCAACTCAATTGAATGACAATACTAATATTCAACAACAATTAAACCAAGAAACTAATCAAATTAAATTTGCTGTAGTCAATTCAGGAGCAAAAGAATCTGAGATAACCTCCGTTCAGAACCAAAACCAAAACTACTCAGCACAAAGATCTAACATCCAAGACCAATTAGTTACATGTCGACAAAATGGTCAGATTATTTTGTCCCACGCCTCGACGAACATTAATATCATCCAACAATTAGCTTCTCAAGACTCCTCATTCCTAAAAACGACAAATTCTATCGGATCAGTAGTAAACCAACTTAATAAACCTCCAGGATAA
- a CDS encoding methionyl aminopeptidase, with amino-acid sequence MNRNDPCWCGSKKKWKHCHYPNKQIQDKTLSIASQYRSKYGILIKNDYEIKQIRNACQVTAHILNELCLAAKEGTTTNELDELSQKLHKEFSAIPAPLNYGHPPFPKTICTSLNEVICHGIPNDTPLRKGDILNIDVSCIVDGFFGDCSRMVIIDPVPEEKKLVCEASLKCLEQAINILKPEIPVHAIGDVIEDVAAEYGFSVVDQFVGHGVGIQFHEEPYIPHHRNNCSIPLAPGMTFTIEPMINIGNKKGFIDPKNHWEARTVDGKPSAQWEHTLLITEEGCEILTLLRE; translated from the coding sequence CGGCAGCAAGAAGAAATGGAAACACTGCCACTACCCTAATAAGCAGATACAAGATAAAACCCTAAGTATTGCCTCGCAGTATCGTTCGAAATACGGGATTTTAATAAAAAATGACTATGAAATAAAACAGATCCGGAATGCCTGTCAGGTCACAGCGCATATCCTAAACGAACTTTGTCTTGCCGCAAAAGAAGGTACCACTACTAACGAATTGGACGAGTTGTCTCAAAAATTACACAAAGAATTCTCGGCTATTCCTGCCCCGTTAAATTATGGACATCCTCCTTTTCCAAAAACCATTTGTACATCCTTGAACGAAGTAATTTGTCACGGTATTCCAAATGATACACCGTTAAGAAAAGGAGATATTCTTAACATAGATGTTTCTTGCATCGTAGACGGTTTCTTCGGAGACTGTAGTCGTATGGTGATAATAGATCCTGTTCCAGAAGAAAAAAAACTTGTCTGCGAAGCCTCTCTAAAATGTTTAGAACAGGCCATAAACATACTAAAACCAGAGATCCCTGTTCACGCTATTGGGGACGTTATAGAGGATGTTGCCGCTGAATACGGATTTTCTGTTGTAGATCAATTCGTGGGACACGGAGTTGGCATCCAATTCCATGAAGAGCCGTATATCCCTCATCACAGGAATAACTGCTCTATTCCCTTAGCTCCTGGAATGACCTTCACCATAGAACCAATGATTAATATCGGAAACAAGAAAGGGTTTATAGACCCCAAAAATCACTGGGAGGCTAGGACCGTCGATGGCAAGCCTAGCGCTCAGTGGGAGCACACCCTCCTAATTACTGAAGAAGGATGCGAGATACTAACCCTTCTAAGAGAGTAA